A genomic window from Sphingomonas taxi includes:
- a CDS encoding TonB-dependent receptor — protein sequence MSQTESLYTRRARIALCSSTVAIASVLLVTGGAAFAQEAPNPQSPTANPPAAATVQAPAPAAEPTPNQEAAQTQTVEDAATDSGEIVVTGIRASLANSAKIKRNSTLIVDSVSAEDVGKLPDVSIADSLARLPGVTAQRLEGRDQRLSIRGLGPDFSTTLLNGREQVTVGDNRGVEYDQYPSEFFRNVNVYKSADASLIAAGISGTVDLRMLRPLEQSGRVFAINARGQMNGIDNLNPDSSRYGYRASATYIDKFAGDTLGIAIGVSGTQTPSQDERYNAWGYPGTGTAADPFILGGAKPYVQSNELKRYGAVGTIEWQPSEVFHSTFDALYSNFEETQRLRGIEFPLGFSDPVRSGITVNNGFATTTTFSNVFAVQRNDYNQRKAENLSLGWNNDIKLGERLHFNVDASWSRATRTDFLLETNTGTGFAKSGVADTVTVTQNANGTYRIVPTLDYTNTNILRLTDPQGWGNNGTQAVVQSGFLNQPKFKDDLKSLRASLNGEFEGSLVRSWEVGGNYSRREKTSAYTSYFLCPRGAGTGCTVASGTPTSAAVPTEALLGTNIPLDYLGVPAMLTYDPLYVYNNALNAAYDNRPSSLVRDNRVIEDVYTGYAKLSLDGDLGGKAVKGALGVQVVRSEQRSVGQIASVVNGVVTVAPADQTEKYTNVLPSATFSVELVDNGYVKLGASQTMVRPRLDQERVTQDVGINLTNIGRTPAGLFPVFSSTGGNVALRPYQSTNIDLSLEKYFDAGGYVALSGYFKHLTDFVDPNNSYAYDFSALLPALTAAQQAQVIAAGQTIGNVSAPANTGRGEVLGVEATVSLPFKAITSALDGFGIFASGNYTQSTIKFASNPTQAITLPGLSKWTGSGTIYFEKWGFQARANYRYRSDFLAEVAGLSASPTYRTAKSEGILDAQIGYEFQEGFLRGFSILAQAKNLTDRPFITYQNDDPRQVIDYQRYGRDYYIGVTYKF from the coding sequence GTGTCCCAGACCGAGTCTCTATACACGCGCCGCGCTCGTATCGCGCTGTGCTCCAGCACCGTCGCCATCGCCAGCGTGCTGCTGGTCACCGGCGGTGCCGCCTTCGCGCAGGAAGCGCCCAACCCGCAGTCGCCCACCGCCAATCCGCCCGCCGCGGCGACGGTGCAGGCGCCGGCCCCCGCCGCCGAGCCGACCCCCAATCAGGAGGCGGCACAGACGCAGACCGTCGAGGACGCCGCCACCGACAGTGGCGAGATCGTCGTCACCGGCATCCGCGCCAGCCTCGCCAATTCCGCGAAGATCAAGCGCAACTCGACGCTGATCGTCGACAGCGTCTCGGCCGAGGACGTCGGCAAGCTGCCCGACGTCTCGATCGCCGATTCGCTCGCGCGTCTGCCCGGCGTCACTGCGCAGCGGCTCGAGGGGCGCGACCAGCGCCTGTCGATCCGCGGCCTCGGCCCCGATTTCTCGACGACGCTGCTCAACGGCCGCGAACAGGTGACCGTCGGTGACAACCGCGGCGTCGAATACGATCAATATCCCTCGGAATTCTTCCGCAACGTCAACGTCTACAAGTCCGCCGACGCGTCGCTGATCGCGGCGGGCATCTCGGGCACCGTCGATTTGCGCATGCTGCGTCCGCTCGAACAATCGGGCCGCGTCTTCGCGATCAACGCGCGCGGCCAGATGAACGGCATCGACAATCTCAACCCGGATTCGTCGCGCTACGGCTATCGCGCCTCGGCGACCTATATCGACAAATTCGCGGGCGACACGCTCGGCATCGCGATCGGCGTATCGGGGACGCAGACGCCGTCGCAGGACGAACGCTACAATGCCTGGGGCTATCCGGGCACCGGCACCGCCGCCGACCCGTTCATCCTCGGCGGCGCCAAGCCCTATGTCCAGTCGAACGAGCTGAAGCGCTACGGCGCGGTCGGCACGATCGAATGGCAGCCGTCCGAGGTGTTCCACTCGACCTTTGACGCGCTCTATTCCAACTTCGAGGAAACGCAGCGGCTGCGCGGCATCGAATTCCCGCTCGGCTTCTCCGATCCGGTGCGCAGCGGCATCACCGTCAACAACGGCTTCGCGACGACGACGACGTTCAGCAACGTCTTCGCGGTCCAGCGCAACGACTATAACCAGCGCAAGGCAGAGAATCTGTCGCTCGGCTGGAACAACGACATCAAGCTCGGCGAGCGCCTCCACTTCAACGTCGATGCGAGCTGGAGCCGCGCGACGCGCACCGACTTCCTGCTCGAGACCAACACCGGCACCGGCTTCGCCAAGAGCGGCGTCGCCGACACGGTGACCGTCACGCAGAATGCCAACGGCACCTACCGGATCGTGCCGACGCTCGATTATACCAACACCAACATCCTGCGCCTCACCGATCCGCAGGGCTGGGGCAACAACGGCACGCAGGCAGTGGTCCAGTCGGGCTTCCTCAACCAGCCCAAGTTCAAGGACGATCTCAAGTCGCTTCGCGCCAGCCTCAACGGCGAGTTCGAGGGCAGCCTCGTGCGCAGCTGGGAGGTCGGCGGCAATTACAGCCGGCGCGAGAAGACCAGCGCCTATACCTCCTATTTCCTCTGCCCGCGGGGCGCCGGCACCGGCTGCACCGTCGCGAGCGGCACGCCGACCAGCGCCGCGGTGCCGACCGAGGCGTTGCTCGGCACCAACATCCCGCTCGATTATCTCGGCGTCCCGGCGATGCTGACCTACGACCCGCTTTACGTGTACAACAATGCGCTCAACGCCGCTTATGACAACCGGCCGTCGTCGCTGGTCCGCGACAATCGCGTCATCGAGGACGTCTATACCGGCTATGCCAAACTGAGCCTCGACGGCGACCTCGGCGGCAAGGCGGTCAAGGGTGCGCTCGGCGTGCAGGTGGTCCGCTCCGAACAACGGTCGGTCGGCCAGATCGCCAGCGTCGTCAACGGCGTGGTCACCGTCGCCCCGGCCGACCAGACCGAAAAATACACCAACGTCCTGCCCTCGGCGACCTTCTCGGTCGAGCTGGTCGACAACGGCTACGTCAAGCTCGGCGCATCGCAGACGATGGTGCGTCCGCGCCTCGACCAGGAGCGCGTCACGCAGGACGTGGGGATCAACCTCACCAACATCGGTCGTACCCCGGCGGGGCTGTTCCCGGTGTTCAGCTCGACCGGCGGCAACGTCGCGCTGCGGCCCTATCAGTCGACCAACATCGACCTGTCGCTGGAGAAATATTTCGACGCCGGCGGCTATGTCGCGCTGTCGGGCTATTTCAAGCACCTCACCGACTTCGTCGATCCGAACAACAGCTACGCCTACGATTTCTCGGCGCTGCTGCCGGCGCTAACCGCGGCGCAGCAGGCGCAGGTCATCGCTGCCGGCCAGACGATCGGCAACGTCAGCGCACCGGCCAACACCGGTCGCGGCGAGGTGCTCGGCGTCGAGGCGACCGTCTCGCTGCCGTTCAAGGCGATCACCAGCGCACTGGACGGCTTCGGCATCTTCGCCAGCGGCAATTACACGCAGTCGACGATCAAGTTCGCCAGCAACCCGACGCAGGCGATCACCTTGCCCGGCCTGTCCAAGTGGACCGGCAGCGGCACGATCTACTTCGAGAAATGGGGCTTCCAGGCGCGCGCCAACTATCGCTACCGCTCGGACTTCCTCGCCGAGGTCGCCGGCCTCTCGGCGTCGCCTACCTATCGCACCGCCAAGTCGGAAGGCATCCTCGACGCGCAGATCGGCTATGAATTCCAGGAGGGCTTCCTCCGCGGCTTCTCGATCCTCGCGCAGGCGAAGAACCTCACCGATCGTCCGTTCATCACCTATCAGAACGACGATCCGCGCCAGGTGATCGATTACCAGCGCTATGGCCGCGATTATTATATCGGCGTCACCTACAAATTCTGA